A window of Montipora capricornis isolate CH-2021 unplaced genomic scaffold, ASM3666992v2 scaffold_447, whole genome shotgun sequence genomic DNA:
TACTTTGCGGAAAACCAATTTAATGAGTTATTTGGTAAAACGTGCTCCTCTTTCtctaattgtttttcattacttcaccTAAATAAATGTAGTCTACCCTGTAATTATGATAATTTTACTCGTTTTCTTGCGAATGTTGATAGTAAATTTTCTGTAATGGGAGTAACTGAGACCTAGCTGGCTTAAAGATTCTGGGTATTCTTTTGGGTAAGATTTCCACACAGGTCCCTACTCATTATGCATACGGtcctttttttcaagaaaacaattataGTGATAATAATAGACGTCGTTTTGCACTGTAGCGCTTTGTCTGTTCTTCTTAGAGGTTTATATGGGCTTTAAAAAAATCGGTAGAATTTCTGACTGAGATACGGAAAAtcggggttttgctaaaagcaggcccgtgGCCCACGGCCCGCTATGGCCCAGCAGCCCACCGCCCattttccacaatttttttgtccAGCAGTAAATCTACGCGCTTGCACAGATAtacatcgggtttgggcgtgcaaaatggacgacggttagtttgaatttgtttaccattttaataattatttcaatccttttcgatcctttctttagtcgcatgttgctaagtgaaaaatgTCACTCTCTCTTTATTTGTCTGTTTACAGAACCCGATAGAGAGGAAGTCCATTCTCAAACGATGTGAGTtatatatattaattatttcactttcaaagtatggtttgaaaataattgtTCGATAATGAAAGTCCTCTATTGTGCTATCGGTTTCTTTAAAGAGACGAatgaacagagaatgaaaatgttttcatctgaacaacatgcaacaaacagaaacaaggattcaaataattaaatggtaaacaaattcTAACTCACCGCCGTCCATTTTGCATTCCCAAACCTGAtacagatctgtgcatgcgcgtggatttaccgctggacaaaagaactgtggaaaatcaggaccGGGCCGCTGGGCTGCAGTGGgccgctgggccttcgggccgcGGGGCGGTAAGCCGTAGCAGGGCCGTGGGCCGcaggcctgcttttagcaaaacccggaaaatcgaacattttcaacttaatttttgcacttttcctgcagttttagccatttgtcaatttttaaaataagcaaaagaagtgGATTTTCGAAAAATATTTGTATAAATACGGTTCAGATTCTCATATACAAAACAAACTGACCAAATAAAAGTTAGCAGGAATTGAATGCCTACCTTCTTTTTGCTCTTCAAATTGTACTTTGTCTCTTTGTCAATTAACCAAAGCACtgcaaagttttctttcctGTATAATCACAAACAGTGCATAGAGAGGGCTCTTTATCTCACATTGTACAAAGCAGCgatatgctcaatgatgtttCCCGAATGGATTACGTTTGTTTTGCTGACACCACAACCACTCCTGTAGGTAGCTTTCAAacagatccatggatgttcctgTATGAGGCATACATCGTTTTAGTCCCAATGCTCTTGAGTGTGGGTACCcgtgtctgggtcgacgaagtttaggcaaTGGTTAACTGTGCGATGATGATAGCCCTCGTCTTGTAGGCAATTGAAAGCTTTCCACATGTCGGTCATCACGCGTGTTCCAGGGAATATTTGAGCGCGGATAATTGGCAGGAATGTCTCTTTATCCTTGCGCTCTACCGGAACAAGGAAGCAGGCCTTGGGTTCGCAGCAAATGCCACCAAAGACCCACTGTCCTTCGATGTAGCGACCTTTGTGATACTTCATCTTGCCAAACTTGGACTCATCAATCTCAACAGTTGTACCAGGACTGCCTACTGGCCCTGCATGTTGTTTCATTATTCTGTCTGCACAAACCTCCCAGCAATAGTTATACCAAATGAATCTATCTCCGTTTCTGTCGAGGTGGTTTCTTCAACTAACACAGTTTTGTGCACTGCTTGTGGTGAATTTGTGTGCCCAAGCGTAAGTTAAGGCTAATGTTTTTTTCAAGGGAAAGCTTACTACCGGAAAACCATGACTTCTGACGGATTGATGCTTGTCCATTGCTGTTTTTTCTAGAGCATTGCCAAACAAATCTAGTGTGGAAGTGGATCTCGTACAATGGAGAATTTTACAAAGTAAAACTATGCTAGGTAACAACAATCTTTCTTAAAACAATAACTGGAACAAGAGCAGTAGAGTGAAATGTTCATAGTCCTCACTGGGCTTATCCTTAAGGCATAACATTATTAAGTCCTCATGCAATCATGGTTTTCTGATGAAAATTCTGTTCCTATGACATAACAAAGTCCTTAAACCGTGCTGGTAATGTTCTAGACCTGATAGGTCTGCATGCAGTGTCCTTGATAGAGTCGGCTTCTGCCGCACTCCCGACCACTGTCTGTGTATGAGTTTCTCCCAAATGTTCATCACTTTCATTTACACTTGGCTGTGCTTGATGTTCAGTAGAACTGTTTGAGAAAGGAGGTGATAAAGACGTCTCGCATTCAGGCGCATTACGCCGCTCAAGGAATTTCTTTACATGGGTAGAATTTCTCTTATACTGGACACCATCAGGTGATTCCACCACTACACTGTTGCCTGACTTGTCTAGTACATGGTATGGTTCCTGCCTGAAATTTGGTGTCAACTTGTTTTTCCGCTTCTGTCTTAACAATACCGTGTTAACTTCTTTCACATCACTTTTGCGGCCACAGCGTTTCTCATCAGTATACAGCTTTCCTTTCTCCTTGGTTTCATTGTCTCTATCATTTACTTCTTGGTCATCCACTGGGAACTCTTCAATCCCTGGTATACGGGTTTTCAACTTTCTGCGGAACAGGAGTTCTGCAGGGTTTACTCCAGTTGTGCTGTGTCGAGTCGTTCTGTACATTATTAGGAAAGAGCCAAGTTCTTCTTTCCAATTTCTCTTCTCTATTTGTGCAATCTTCATCCTCTTCAGTAGGGAGCGGTTCTGTCTTTCTACTTCTCTGTTGGCCTGAGGCCAAGGCGGAGTCACTCGTCTGTGTCCAATGCGTTCTTCAACAAATTTACAGAATTCTTCACTTATGAACTGCAGTCCATTGTCAGTAGTGATACTAATGGGCAGTCCATGGGTAAGGAATATCTTCCTCAGACTTGCAATGACCTTGTCAGCAGTTGTAGACCTCAAGACTTCTACTTCCATATAGCGACTGTAGTAGTTACCAACTACAAGGAGATGGTCTCCTGATGGCAGAGATGGTGTCGTAAGGTCTGCTGAAATGTGTTGCCATGGACCTTGAGGTGTTCTGGTGGCTTAGGCATACTGACCATCTGGCAGGGATGACAGGTCTTACAAAACActttaggctcgattaccagccgctgtttcgggaaataagCCAGTGCTCACTCCTGAAATCTctgctggacgcgtgaggtgagccattgttaatctccgccaatcagaaactcgccttcacaaatccgtctggcataaattatatgttttggctgcgaaggtattctttgacccggcctgttcgaggtttacagtgatTTAagataggaaacatccaagattgcgacaacgaaaaggagaagctggagaatgggaattgtgtcgttttctaccgcctgagttcgcaaacttcactgattttccagttggcgccaaggtcaataTACGGTTTTCAAATCCATtgttattgcaattttctcctcatacttcgctaatgtaagagcaagtaaaattcctcaagatcaattgaaagtactgctgagtttactgctggcaaaacgaggggccgatgaggtcgactgagagctaaagcagccgaagatttcgttgatgattcgccggttgaattcaaactcacatcgatcatttaaccacaaactcaagctcgtatcatctggaaacttcgcacagacgttttaagcactgttatgtaatttctgttttcttaaaatcagtgtttttgggatgtctaatgctatttccctgcaactattaacttcgcataaattatattttgaatttacgttaCAGACACAATCTTTCGCTGACCCG
This region includes:
- the LOC138036003 gene encoding uncharacterized protein, whose product is MEVEVLRSTTADKVIASLRKIFLTHGLPISITTDNGLQFISEEFCKFVEERIGHRRVTPPWPQANREVERQNRSLLKRMKIAQIEKRNWKEELGSFLIMYRTTRHSTTGVNPAELLFRRKLKTRIPGIEEFPVDDQEVNDRDNETKEKGKLYTDEKRCGRKSDVKEVNTVLLRQKRKNKLTPNFRQEPYHVLDKSGNSVVVESPDGVQYKRNSTHVKKFLERRNAPECETSLSPPFSNSSTEHQAQPSVNESDEHLGETHTQTVVGSAAEADSIKDTACRPIRSRTLPARFKDFVMS